From the genome of Streptomyces sp. NBC_01142:
GCTCCGCCTCCGACTGCTCGCGCTCCACGGCGTTCAAAGCTCGGCCGGCGCTGGCCCCACACGCGGGATCTCGGCGATGGCCGCGGCCGCCACCCCACCCGGTGCCGCCACGGTTGTCCATGACGACCCCTACGAGATCGCCGCGTTCCTCCGCCCGAAGCCGGCCGCCACCCTGCCCGGCGTCGGCCCCAAGACCGCCCGCACGCTCGCCCGTTACGGCATCACCACCGTCGGCAACATTGCCGACACCCAGCTCCCTCCAGCGGATCCTCGGCGCCAGCGCCGCCCGCGAAGCCCACGACCTCGCCCACGGCATCGACGAGCGCTCCGTCGTCCCGGCCGCCGCCCCCAAGTCCGTGAGCACCAGCCACCGCTTCGACCACGACGAACTCGACCCCGACCACCACCACCGCACCGTCCTCGCCCTGGTCGAGGAACTCGGCGCCCGGCTGCGCACCACCTGCGAGATCGCCCAGGCCCTCACGCTCACCGTCACCTACGCCGACCGCACCCAGACCACCCGCAGCCGCACCCTCACCGAGCCGACCGCCCACACCCCCGCCCTCGCCACCACCGCGCGCGAACTCCTGACCGGATTCGGCCTCCAGCGCGCCCGCGTCCGCGCACTCGCCGTACGAGCAGAACGCCTCTGCCCCGTCGAACACGCCTCACACCAGCTCACCCTCGACGACCGCGACGAGAAGCTCCACCGTCTCGAATCCGCCCTCGACCGGGCTCGTGCCCGCTACGGTCCCGGCATCGGGGCCGCCTCCGCCTTCCCGAAGGCGGTGTGACTCCGGCTGCGGCCGGGGCGGCCAGGAAGAGATCAACGCCGAACACCCACGGGTGAGGGCCCGCGTCGAGCACACCTTCGCCCGCACGAAGAACTGGATGAGCCTGCGCGACTGCAGTCAGAAAGGAGACGGCCGCCACCACCCCGCCGCCGCCATGCACAACTCGCCCTCGCCCGGGGAAACTTAGACGGGTTCGGCCGCCCGGAGCAGCCGCTGGGGCAGGTAAGGGGACTCGACCCGGATGATCCAGCCTCTGCGGCGGGCGTGGCCGGCCAGGGCCAAGGCGTCGAGGTCGATCCTGGCGTCGGGGTCGTCGGCGCGGTCGGAGACCCGGTAGTAGTCGCGGTGGGCTTCGAGGGCGTCGGCCAGGGCCAGGTTGAAGCTCTCTTCGTCACCCTCCACAAGCTGCGACAGCAGGACCGCCGGCGGCGGGAAGAAGCCCCAGTCCCTGGCTTCCTCCACGTCCCGCAGCGCCCGCTGCGTCGCCGGCTGCGGATCCACGCCCCTCAGGTAGTCGTGGAGGGCCACCCGGTACGACGCGAACGCGCCGCCGTCCTTGGCGGTGAAAGTGGGGCCGGTCAGGACCAGGGGGGCGAGGTCTTCGCGTACGCCGGTGATCAGGGCGAAGGCAGTGGCGGTCTGCCAGCTGCCCGCGCCCACTTCCTCGCCACGGGAGGCCGGGTAGCCGAGCGTACCGCCGTCGATCGTCACCCGGGCCTCGGTGCCCGGCTCGGCGAGGGCGATGCGGAACAGGGCCGCACCCAGCTGGGAGGCCAGGCGCAGGTTCGCGAGCTGGGCGTCCGTGATGTCGCCGGAGTCCGAGGCGCGCCACTTGAAGAGGAGCTCCTGGTAGCGCAGGGCGCTCGCCAGCCGCCATACGGCGAGGGGCTGCCCGTCCACCGGCGAGATGGCCTCCCTGGTGTACTGGTCGATCAGGGCCTCGCTCTCCGCGTTCACGGTCCTTTCGAGGGCTGGCCGTCCGACCACGAGCGGCCCCGTGGCCAGTGCAGCGGCCGCATCCGGGCGCCGGTTGCGGCCGAAGCCTTCGACGCGCGGGCCGCGGGTCTCGAAGCCGGTGACCAGGGCGCGCGGAAGGTAGTCGGTGTCGACGGCTGGTTCCCAGCCCAAGGTCCGGTACGCGAGCGCGGCCAGGGCGAGCGGCAGGAGCGGGAGGAGGCTGCCCGGCGAGGCGCCCGGTCCATGCAACGTGCTGTACGGCAACAGGAGGGCGGTCAGTTCGGAGTCGAAGCCCACCTGGTCCTCGGCGGCCAGGGCACGCAGGGTCTTGAGCGCCACGCTGTCCGGCCGGTCGAGGAGGCTTTCGCCCGTATGCTCCTCCCGGCTGCGGATGCGGGTCAGCGCGGCGTCCACGGCGGCGAGCTTCTGCTGGGGGCTCGCAGGGTAGTCCGCGTCGTCGTCTCCCGTGTCGTCGAGGACCTGTGCCATGAGGCCCTTGATGAGCTCGACGGCGGGCGTTCCGTCCGCGGTCCCGCCGCACTTCTGGCGGGCAAAGTGGAAGGCCTCGCCGTGCCACTTGGCCTTGTCCGAGAGGATCGCGAGGCAGAACGCGTCGATCCATTCGCCTGGGGTGACGCTCTCCTCGGCGTCGCCCTCATTCCCGGCGTCGTAACCCATGCCGAAGTTCACATAGTTGAGGGTGATGTGGAAGGAGCAGTGCGGAAAGTACGCCGCGAACGCCACCGCGCCCGCCGCGGCCTCCGTCGCGTCCTTGAGGGCGGCCTTGGCCTCCGGGATGTCGAGGCCGGGCGTCTCGACGGAGAGGGCGCCCAGGTAGTCGAGAAACTCCTCGGCGATCGACTGCCACTCATACGTGGCCATCCGGCCGGCCTTCGACATCGACCGGACCTGTCCACCGATCCGGTTCGCGAAGTCCTCGCGTGCCGCCGAAACCGCTGCCCCGCCCACCTGGTGACGCTCTATCCGCATTGCGCTGCTCCTTGATCACTTGCCTGGTGGTCAGCCTAGGTGCCGGGTCTGACACGCTGCGGGTGCGGCCGACCGCAGGCCACGAAGGCGGTCATCTACCGGTACGGGCCGAAGCCTCGGCCGCGTAGTGGACCGCGGCCCTCGCGCGGCATCAACCTGCAGGCCGGCCTGTTGCGCCATTGCCTGTGCCTGGATCTTCATCCCACTGCGCCCGAGCCAGGCGGCGGATACCGCCGCGCCGCCGCCGAACACGGCGCCGATCGCCGCGCCAAGCAGCGCTGCCCACCCTTGGTCCATGGTCGCTATCCCTTCAGGTTTGGCGGTCAGAAGCAGGCTAGGAAGTCTCGGGGCATGGCCCGTTGCGGAAAGCGAGAGCTGGCCGGAAGCGCCAAACGCGCCGGTCTCGGTCACCGCTGCCAGCTCGCCCGGCGACTCGCGGACTTTCTGCGGCAGTTCGACAGTCCTGTCGGCCCGCGACGGCTAAGCCTGCCGGCGGCGCCGCCGGAAGAGGGTTGCATCCACAGTTGCGTGCACAGTTGTCTGCACAGGGGGATCCAGAGTTGCACCGTAGGTACTACCGGAGGTGTGAACCCCCCTTTCGTGATCTTGAGTGTTTTGCCTGGTCAGCCCCTGTGGGCAAGCCCTTTTCGCTCGACGACACCTCTTTCTCCGCGATAGCCGGAGGAAGAGGCTTTGTGTTCTGACGGCCCGGCGCTGTCTGCTCGCTCTGTCGTCCCTCCCTTTGTCCCTGCTCCGCTTCCCGGCTCCCGTATAGCGCCGAAGCTCCCGGCCCGCTAGCTCGGACCGCCCACCTCTCGGCTCCGCCCGTCCGCCGGGCACAGCTCGCCAGCGCGCGGCGAGCCGAGCGGCAAAACGGACACGCTCGCAGCGCTCGCCTGTCACACTGGATGCGCCACCGCCGCCTCCCTCGTCGGCGGGGCTCTTACGTGTCCGGCGGCCGCTCACCGGCGCTGCCAGCAGAATGCGAAACGGCCCCGCCGGTAGGCGGGGCCGTTTCGGTGCGGCGTCATGTCAGCGTGCTCGGCGTCAAGGTCGGCCAGCTCGCTGTCCAGTGCGCTCAGGGTGACCGGGTCGGTCGCGCGGTCGTGGGCCGTGCGCATGGTGGTGGTTCGTCCAGGTTGCGCAACAGGTCGTACAGAGAAGCGGGGGCGGGAGGACGCCCCCTCGGTCGCGCCGGCCAGGATGAGGGTGGAGCAGAGGCGGCTGGAGACGGCGGTCCAGGGGGCGCTCCAGCAGAACGTCACGGTGCTCATTCCTCCTGACCACCCTGCCCGGCCCCGCCGCCCGCCGGACCGGGCACTCTGGCCGCATGAGCGGGTGGTGGTCACGGACTTTTACGCGGTCAAAACCGACCGCCCCGATGTGGTTGGTGCTCGGGAGCACCAACCACATCCCAGTGTGTGCCGTTGCCACCCGGCTGATCCACCCCACCTGGTGATCACTATTCGCTGACGGTCCACGACGAACTTCGTCGAACGAGTGGTACGGGTGATCCATCGTGAGAGTGTGAACAAGATGATGCAGATGCAGATGCAGGAGGGGCGAGGCATGACCAACGGCACTACGCCAGTTGTCCTTACCCGAACGCACCGGATCCTCATCGGCGTAGTTGTCGCAGGCGCGGTGATCATCGCCGCGATCGGTTTCGCCGGGTCGTACGCGGCTGTCCGCGAGCTCGCCGTCCAGAAGGGCTTCGGCGGCTTTTCCCTCGTCTTCCCCATCGGCATCGACGCCGGCATCTGTGTCCTGCTGGCGCTCGACCTTCTGCTGACCTGGCTGCGCATCCCGTTCCCGCTGCTGCGGCAGACGGCCTGGCTGCTGACCGCGGCCACGATTGCGTTCAACGGCGCGGCGTCCTGGCCTGACCCGCTGGGTGTCGGCATGCATGCCGTCATCCCGGTCCTGTTCGTCGTCTCGGTCGAGGCGGCACGGCATGCGGTGGGCCGGATCGCCGACATCACCGCCGACAAGCACATGGAAGGCGTGCGGATCACCCGCTGGCTGCTCTCGCCGCTGCCCACGTTCCTCCTGTGGCGGCGGATGAAGTTGTGGGAGATCCGGTCGTACGAGGAAGCGGTCCGCCTCGAGCAGCATCGGCTCGTCTACGAGGCCCAGCTGCAGGCCCGCTTCGGGCGTCGCTGGCGGCGCAAGGCGCCGGTCGAGTCACTGATGCCGCTGCGTCTGGCGAAGTACGGCGTACCGCTCGCCGAGACCGCACCGCACGTCCTGAAGGAAGCCGGCATCGTCCTGAGCGCCGTGACGGACCGCGCTGACGGCCAGGTCTCTGGCGGGCAGCAGGGCGGTGAGCACGAGCGGGCGCTGGAGGGCGGCGAGATCTCGGCCGTCGGCCACGCCGAAGAGGTGCGCACCGCGGAGCCTTCCCTTCGCGACTCCGTCCCGGAGCGCGAGCATCAGGACGTCCCGGCGGTCGATTACGCCGACGCCTGCCGCGCCTACATCGAGCAGCACGGCGCCTTCCCCGACGCCGGTCAACTCGCTGCCTTCCTTGCCCAGTACGGGGTGACCGATCCGGCGACCGGCGGCCTGCTCGCCGAGGCGCAGCTGGAGCCGGTACTGGCCGAGCTCCAGCAGTGGATGGTCGAGCCGGAGACCGATGATCAGCCGGCCGGACAGGCCCCCGCCGTCGTGACCGATGCGGCCGGTGACCGAGGCGTCAGCCCCGTGACCGACACCGTCCGTCAGACCGCCGCCGAGGCGCATCCGTTCTTCGGCTCGGCCGCGCCGGCAGCGGGGGAGTCACCCAAATTTGGGTGGTCCGGAGATCCGGAGCCGTACGCGGCCGAGCAGGTGCCGGTTCCGGTGGCAACCGCATCGGCGGCAGGCGACCGTATGCCCGGCGGGGGAGTGCCGCAGCAGACTTCTCTCGATGTCCCCACGGGTGTGGCTGCAGAGGCAGCCGCGGGCGAGCCGGCCGCATGGGAGGCCACGGTCACCGACACGGGAGCGGCTAC
Proteins encoded in this window:
- a CDS encoding immunity 49 family protein; translation: MRIERHQVGGAAVSAAREDFANRIGGQVRSMSKAGRMATYEWQSIAEEFLDYLGALSVETPGLDIPEAKAALKDATEAAAGAVAFAAYFPHCSFHITLNYVNFGMGYDAGNEGDAEESVTPGEWIDAFCLAILSDKAKWHGEAFHFARQKCGGTADGTPAVELIKGLMAQVLDDTGDDDADYPASPQQKLAAVDAALTRIRSREEHTGESLLDRPDSVALKTLRALAAEDQVGFDSELTALLLPYSTLHGPGASPGSLLPLLPLALAALAYRTLGWEPAVDTDYLPRALVTGFETRGPRVEGFGRNRRPDAAAALATGPLVVGRPALERTVNAESEALIDQYTREAISPVDGQPLAVWRLASALRYQELLFKWRASDSGDITDAQLANLRLASQLGAALFRIALAEPGTEARVTIDGGTLGYPASRGEEVGAGSWQTATAFALITGVREDLAPLVLTGPTFTAKDGGAFASYRVALHDYLRGVDPQPATQRALRDVEEARDWGFFPPPAVLLSQLVEGDEESFNLALADALEAHRDYYRVSDRADDPDARIDLDALALAGHARRRGWIIRVESPYLPQRLLRAAEPV
- a CDS encoding DUF2637 domain-containing protein — protein: MMQMQMQEGRGMTNGTTPVVLTRTHRILIGVVVAGAVIIAAIGFAGSYAAVRELAVQKGFGGFSLVFPIGIDAGICVLLALDLLLTWLRIPFPLLRQTAWLLTAATIAFNGAASWPDPLGVGMHAVIPVLFVVSVEAARHAVGRIADITADKHMEGVRITRWLLSPLPTFLLWRRMKLWEIRSYEEAVRLEQHRLVYEAQLQARFGRRWRRKAPVESLMPLRLAKYGVPLAETAPHVLKEAGIVLSAVTDRADGQVSGGQQGGEHERALEGGEISAVGHAEEVRTAEPSLRDSVPEREHQDVPAVDYADACRAYIEQHGAFPDAGQLAAFLAQYGVTDPATGGLLAEAQLEPVLAELQQWMVEPETDDQPAGQAPAVVTDAAGDRGVSPVTDTVRQTAAEAHPFFGSAAPAAGESPKFGWSGDPEPYAAEQVPVPVATASAAGDRMPGGGVPQQTSLDVPTGVAAEAAAGEPAAWEATVTDTGAATARLPEQQTQEPDLDPVQQQIVTVAGWLAEAEDAGQKVSGAEVARRLGLSPKTGQRRVNAAAEHLEEQRRQQGRAHLRSVNR